One window of the Leucobacter komagatae genome contains the following:
- a CDS encoding tyrosine-type recombinase/integrase: MNAALGAQERAIQRWHSQGMDQDVIEDFAEYQLAARLSPNTVRNRASLLRTFVTTQGVSLLEAELRDLRRHLGRPYVTPGTARTERNALRAFFDFAHEEGYRDDNPAERLPTIHVPRPDPRPFTIEQVQAMLMSGAYRRTRAMILVGYFQGFRVSQIARVRGDDLDPLTGTVRTVAKGSKARRVPLHPVVSDLARYMPPDSWWFPARDGSDAPISGASVTNLITRAKKRAGIIDPLLTPHSLRHGFATGLVDQGVDIRTIQELMLHEDISSTQIYTRVSEARKRDAITLLPSIPIPERTVRGFAA; this comes from the coding sequence ATGAACGCCGCTCTGGGGGCGCAGGAACGCGCCATTCAGCGTTGGCACTCTCAGGGCATGGATCAAGATGTTATTGAAGATTTCGCCGAGTACCAACTAGCTGCGCGACTGTCGCCGAACACTGTGCGCAACCGTGCCAGCTTGCTGCGCACCTTTGTCACGACGCAAGGGGTGAGCCTGCTCGAAGCCGAGCTGCGCGACCTGCGGCGGCACCTCGGGCGACCCTACGTCACGCCCGGCACCGCCCGCACCGAGCGCAACGCTCTGCGCGCGTTCTTCGACTTCGCGCACGAGGAAGGCTACCGCGACGACAACCCCGCCGAGCGCCTGCCGACAATCCACGTGCCCCGTCCAGACCCGCGTCCGTTCACTATCGAACAGGTACAGGCCATGCTTATGAGCGGCGCTTACAGGCGCACGCGCGCGATGATCTTGGTGGGGTATTTCCAAGGCTTCCGCGTCTCGCAAATCGCTCGGGTTCGTGGTGACGATCTAGACCCTCTGACGGGTACAGTACGCACCGTAGCGAAGGGCAGCAAAGCACGCCGCGTGCCGCTGCACCCCGTCGTGTCCGACCTCGCCAGATATATGCCGCCTGACTCGTGGTGGTTCCCGGCGCGTGACGGCAGTGATGCGCCGATTAGTGGAGCATCGGTGACCAACCTCATTACGCGAGCGAAAAAGCGTGCAGGGATCATCGACCCGCTACTCACGCCGCACTCGCTGCGCCATGGCTTCGCGACCGGCCTTGTCGATCAGGGCGTAGACATCCGGACGATTCAGGAACTCATGCTCCACGAGGACATTTCATCTACGCAGATATATACGCGCGTATCCGAGGCACGCAAGCGGGATGCAATCACACTCTTACCTTCCATTCCCATTCCCGAACGCACTGTGCGCGGGTTCGCCGCATAG
- a CDS encoding SCO6880 family protein, giving the protein MARKHDRDSTRTEYELSPVKFSRLTRRGILLGLSLPQLITLAVAVLSVVGALYAGGGILLAYTAPIWLACAVLTWVPAGGRKLIEWVPVTFRWAWRVTGGHLIYRRRVVKPRPAGTLALPGDAAALREYVDPETEAAMIHDPHQHTLTAVIGLSHPAFVLLDPGEQERRVTAWGRVLATTCRSGRIARLQVLERTLPDSGTGLAEWWDAHGDADGSWAATTYQELIERAGPAGERHATTLSLALDMKTAARQIRTAGGGLRGAAAVLRQEMTTLLAALRAADLTARAWLTPGEVAVILRSAYDPAIAATLERHGDLGRDLATAGPVAVTETWDQLRSDSAHHAVLWISEWPRSLVYPGFLAPVLLSTGIHRSFSLICTPIRSDQAARDIRKKKTEYISDAAQRQKIGQIEDAGQTAEYHDVLQQEADLTAGHGILRYTGLINISAPSTDELEAAVSAVEQAAIQASCETRRLVGQQAAAFTVAALPLARTV; this is encoded by the coding sequence ATGGCTCGTAAACATGACCGAGATTCGACACGGACCGAGTACGAGTTATCGCCGGTGAAGTTCTCCCGCCTCACCCGCCGCGGTATCCTGCTCGGGCTCTCCTTGCCGCAGCTCATCACCCTCGCGGTCGCGGTGCTATCTGTGGTCGGGGCGCTCTATGCCGGTGGCGGCATCCTCCTCGCTTATACCGCCCCCATCTGGCTGGCGTGTGCGGTGTTGACGTGGGTGCCCGCAGGCGGCCGGAAACTCATCGAATGGGTCCCGGTCACTTTCCGGTGGGCCTGGCGCGTGACCGGCGGGCACCTCATCTATCGCCGCCGGGTGGTCAAACCCCGCCCAGCCGGGACCCTTGCCCTTCCCGGGGATGCGGCAGCGCTTCGGGAATATGTGGACCCTGAAACTGAGGCCGCGATGATCCACGACCCGCACCAGCACACCCTCACGGCGGTGATCGGCCTGTCACATCCCGCGTTCGTGCTCCTTGACCCAGGCGAGCAGGAACGCCGCGTCACCGCCTGGGGCAGAGTCCTTGCCACCACCTGTCGATCCGGCAGGATCGCCCGCCTCCAAGTCCTGGAACGCACGCTACCCGACTCCGGAACCGGCCTAGCCGAATGGTGGGACGCCCACGGGGATGCCGACGGGTCCTGGGCCGCCACCACCTATCAAGAACTGATCGAACGAGCTGGCCCCGCTGGGGAACGCCACGCCACCACTTTGTCTCTCGCTTTGGATATGAAAACCGCAGCCAGGCAGATCAGAACCGCTGGCGGTGGGCTTCGCGGTGCCGCAGCGGTGCTCCGGCAAGAGATGACCACGCTCCTCGCCGCGCTGCGTGCTGCCGACCTCACCGCCCGCGCCTGGCTCACCCCGGGTGAAGTCGCCGTCATCCTCCGTAGTGCCTATGATCCGGCGATCGCCGCCACCCTGGAACGGCACGGCGACCTGGGACGTGACCTCGCCACGGCGGGACCGGTTGCCGTCACCGAAACCTGGGACCAGCTGCGCTCGGACTCCGCGCACCACGCCGTGTTGTGGATCAGCGAATGGCCACGCTCTTTGGTGTATCCGGGATTCTTGGCCCCGGTGTTGCTGTCGACGGGGATTCACCGGTCGTTCTCGCTGATCTGCACCCCGATCCGTTCCGACCAGGCCGCCCGCGATATCCGCAAGAAAAAGACCGAATACATCAGCGACGCCGCCCAACGACAGAAGATCGGGCAGATCGAAGACGCCGGGCAAACCGCGGAATACCACGACGTACTGCAACAGGAGGCCGACCTGACCGCTGGGCACGGCATCCTGCGCTACACCGGCCTCATCAACATTTCCGCCCCCAGCACCGACGAACTCGAAGCCGCCGTCTCCGCGGTCGAACAGGCCGCGATCCAAGCATCGTGTGAGACCCGCCGACTCGTCGGTCAGCAAGCCGCCGCGTTCACCGTCGCCGCCCTACCGCTGGCACGAACGGTCTGA
- a CDS encoding ATP-binding protein encodes MNRNEERLHTSVLVGPEGERRKHRKARRQAATAIHTEERQTRLTEAKTRADAEREERRNTHYLPSAGEPGSAALRTPGRFRLPRHQDTSAALAGAYPFLAEGGLGSQGVFVGQDLYSGGSFVYDPWVLYKQGLITAPNVVLAGIVGSGKSSLAKSLYTRSIPFGRRVYVPGDPKGEHTAVAEMVGGKAIVLGHGLRNRLNPLDEGHRPSGLTDFEWTTQVASRRRDLIGALAATVLERSLSPLEHTAIDVALTAVVSSNDVPILPMVVDRILTPDPVDDEDGRLAEDGRLVGHALRRLVAGDLQGLFDGPSTVTFDPSLPMISLDLSRVAENSTLVSVLMTCSSAWMESALMDPNGGQRWVIYDEAWRLMSHPALLKRMDAQWRMARHYGIANMLIFHKLTDLDNVGDSGSAMRALASSLLANAETRIIYRQESDQLGVTARTLGLTGTEQKLLPGLGTGQGLWRIKDRSFVIQHQLHPDELTAFDTTTRMTGGTK; translated from the coding sequence GTGAACCGGAACGAGGAACGTCTCCATACCTCCGTGCTCGTTGGCCCCGAAGGTGAACGCCGCAAGCACCGTAAGGCCCGCAGACAGGCGGCCACCGCGATCCATACCGAGGAACGCCAGACACGCCTCACAGAAGCGAAAACACGGGCGGATGCCGAGCGTGAAGAACGCCGCAACACCCACTACCTGCCCAGTGCAGGCGAACCAGGCTCTGCGGCGCTGCGAACCCCGGGCCGTTTCCGGCTGCCCCGCCATCAAGATACCTCCGCCGCATTGGCCGGGGCCTACCCCTTTCTGGCTGAGGGCGGGCTCGGATCGCAGGGCGTGTTCGTGGGTCAGGATCTCTACTCCGGTGGCTCATTCGTGTATGACCCGTGGGTGCTCTACAAACAGGGCCTCATCACCGCCCCCAACGTGGTGCTGGCAGGCATCGTCGGTTCCGGCAAGTCATCGCTCGCGAAAAGCTTGTATACCCGCTCGATACCGTTCGGGCGGCGCGTCTATGTGCCCGGTGACCCGAAGGGTGAACACACTGCGGTCGCGGAAATGGTTGGAGGGAAAGCCATCGTCCTCGGTCACGGGCTGCGCAACCGGTTGAACCCGCTCGATGAAGGGCACCGCCCCTCCGGTCTCACGGACTTTGAGTGGACGACCCAGGTGGCGTCGCGTCGGAGGGATCTCATTGGTGCGTTGGCGGCGACCGTGCTGGAACGTTCGCTTTCGCCGTTGGAGCACACCGCCATTGATGTTGCACTTACTGCTGTCGTTAGCTCGAATGATGTTCCGATCTTGCCCATGGTGGTCGACCGCATTCTGACCCCTGATCCGGTGGATGATGAGGATGGCCGGTTGGCCGAAGATGGGCGACTGGTCGGCCACGCGCTGCGACGGCTGGTCGCCGGTGATCTCCAAGGTCTCTTCGATGGCCCATCCACGGTGACGTTCGACCCGTCGCTGCCGATGATCAGTCTCGATTTGTCGCGGGTAGCGGAGAACAGCACCCTGGTGTCGGTGCTGATGACCTGCTCCAGCGCATGGATGGAATCAGCGCTCATGGACCCCAATGGTGGGCAGCGGTGGGTTATCTACGACGAAGCCTGGCGGCTCATGTCCCACCCTGCGTTATTGAAGCGGATGGATGCGCAATGGCGGATGGCCCGTCATTACGGAATCGCGAACATGCTGATCTTCCACAAACTCACCGACCTTGACAACGTCGGCGATTCAGGTTCCGCGATGCGTGCCCTCGCCAGTTCTTTGCTGGCGAACGCGGAGACGCGGATCATTTATCGTCAAGAATCCGACCAGCTCGGTGTCACAGCCCGCACCTTGGGACTCACGGGTACCGAACAAAAGCTTCTCCCTGGGCTTGGTACCGGGCAGGGGCTCTGGAGGATCAAGGACCGTTCCTTCGTCATCCAACACCAGTTGCACCCAGATGAGCTGACCGCGTTCGACACCACCACCCGTATGACCGGCGGTACCAAATGA
- a CDS encoding DUF6112 family protein translates to MQIDIDPNSSGLPGINQLRTIVGAVMTVGLILSVLALIVSAIVWGFGANSSNPHLAGRGKVGVLVSCGAAIICGASVTLINFFWTVGQSV, encoded by the coding sequence ATGCAGATCGACATCGACCCCAACAGTTCCGGGCTTCCCGGGATCAACCAGCTGCGCACCATCGTCGGTGCGGTCATGACCGTCGGCCTCATCCTCAGCGTGTTGGCGCTGATTGTGTCGGCGATCGTGTGGGGTTTCGGCGCGAACTCCTCCAACCCGCACCTGGCCGGGCGCGGGAAAGTCGGCGTCCTCGTCTCCTGCGGTGCGGCGATCATCTGCGGTGCCTCGGTGACGTTGATCAACTTCTTCTGGACCGTCGGTCAGTCCGTCTAA
- a CDS encoding type IV secretory system conjugative DNA transfer family protein produces the protein MSDGIANLGIGLLISAAALAAVLRAAGSVAAFLTHASQPEAGITAGLMVLLNPADPSTSLDADGLHPVAYWVTTALILTIVAVSAWWIWAKLRDHSRHAHTDPRRLEGTATSAEVARVASDKALIKRAATLRPSLDAPKPSDVGYLLGQSRGKRVWASVEDSILLVGPPRSGKGLHVVINAILDAPGAVVTTSTRPDNLTATLKARKHIGPVAVFDPQRLAEGLPAGLRWSPVRGCEDPLTAMIRAAGLASGTGLSSGGVEGGGFWEGKTRTALQALLHAAALDNRSPAELFRWTLDPTAAAEAVAILTGSTQAAAGWAESLEAMIDADPRTRDSIWQGVSLALAALADPRVLDAVSPRTGEHFDPEAFLTQSGTLYLLATGAGAGASSALVAALVEDLVETARRLAARSAGARIDPPVLLALDEIGNLAPLPSLPTLMAEGGGTGITTMPVLQSLAQARDKWGENAANAIWDAAIVKIILGGASNSRDLQDLSTLIGERDEFTDSTTIGDHGTRSNQRSIRRVPILPPDRLRTLPFGTGITMLRSAPPIVTNLRSWVTRDDAKTLRADRIEIEALLQQHP, from the coding sequence ATGAGTGACGGGATCGCGAATCTCGGCATCGGCCTTCTCATCAGTGCTGCCGCTCTCGCAGCTGTTCTTCGGGCAGCAGGCTCAGTCGCCGCGTTCCTCACGCACGCCTCGCAACCGGAAGCCGGAATCACCGCCGGACTCATGGTGCTCCTCAACCCCGCAGACCCGTCCACATCGCTCGATGCCGATGGGTTGCATCCCGTGGCATATTGGGTCACCACGGCCCTGATACTGACCATCGTCGCAGTGAGCGCGTGGTGGATATGGGCGAAACTCCGCGACCACTCACGCCACGCACACACTGACCCACGCAGACTGGAAGGCACCGCCACCAGTGCTGAAGTTGCCCGGGTCGCATCCGACAAGGCACTGATCAAACGAGCCGCAACGCTCCGTCCCTCACTTGATGCCCCGAAGCCATCCGATGTCGGTTACCTGCTCGGGCAGTCACGAGGCAAACGGGTCTGGGCGAGCGTTGAAGACTCGATCCTGCTTGTCGGGCCACCCCGCTCAGGCAAGGGCCTGCACGTGGTGATCAACGCGATCTTGGACGCGCCTGGGGCGGTCGTGACGACCTCGACCAGGCCAGATAACCTCACCGCCACTCTGAAAGCTCGCAAACACATTGGCCCGGTCGCGGTTTTCGATCCGCAACGACTTGCCGAAGGCCTCCCCGCAGGCCTGCGCTGGTCACCGGTGCGCGGGTGTGAGGACCCGTTGACGGCGATGATCCGCGCCGCCGGACTCGCCTCCGGCACCGGACTCTCGTCTGGCGGCGTCGAAGGCGGCGGGTTCTGGGAAGGCAAAACCCGCACCGCACTCCAAGCCCTCCTGCACGCCGCAGCACTCGACAACCGGTCACCGGCCGAGTTGTTCCGCTGGACCCTCGACCCGACCGCCGCCGCCGAAGCAGTTGCGATCCTCACCGGCTCCACCCAGGCCGCTGCCGGATGGGCAGAATCGCTCGAAGCGATGATCGACGCCGACCCGCGCACCCGGGACTCCATCTGGCAAGGCGTATCTCTCGCTCTTGCCGCGCTTGCTGACCCTCGCGTGCTCGATGCCGTGTCACCACGGACCGGTGAGCACTTCGACCCCGAAGCGTTCCTCACCCAATCGGGAACCCTCTACCTGTTGGCGACCGGTGCCGGAGCGGGAGCGTCCAGTGCATTGGTGGCAGCGCTCGTGGAAGACCTTGTTGAAACCGCCCGCCGCCTGGCGGCTCGTTCTGCCGGTGCTCGCATTGACCCACCAGTGTTGCTGGCGTTGGATGAGATCGGGAACCTGGCACCGCTCCCGTCTCTGCCGACGTTGATGGCTGAGGGCGGAGGCACCGGAATCACGACCATGCCGGTGCTCCAGTCGTTGGCGCAGGCGCGGGATAAGTGGGGTGAGAACGCCGCGAACGCGATTTGGGATGCCGCCATCGTGAAGATCATCCTCGGTGGGGCCTCCAACAGTCGTGACCTCCAAGACCTGTCCACCCTCATCGGTGAACGCGACGAATTCACCGATTCGACCACCATCGGTGATCACGGTACTCGCTCGAACCAGCGTTCCATCCGCCGGGTGCCGATCCTGCCACCGGACCGGCTCCGCACCTTGCCGTTTGGCACCGGGATCACCATGCTTCGCAGCGCACCACCCATTGTTACCAACCTTAGATCCTGGGTCACACGTGACGACGCGAAAACACTGCGCGCTGACCGGATCGAGATCGAAGCCCTTCTGCAACAACACCCGTAA
- a CDS encoding recombinase family protein, which translates to MSTTQQSAANDHKHFGETTAIAVSYLRVSTKEQAERGGRDEGFSIPAQREANLRKARDLGAIVVEEFVDAGESARKADRPELMRMIEYVKSNHVAYCIVHKVDRLARNRADDVAIHVALKDAGVMLVSATENIDETPSGMLLHGIMSTIAEFYSRNLANEVSKGMNQKAITGGTNGKAPVGYLNVTTRDELGRELRIVEPDPARSHIVKWAFEAYATGTYSTATLRETLIDRGLTTPPTPKRPARPPALSTVQKMLSNPYYKGNVSFRGATYDGIHEPLVSPEVWYRVQAVLGAKRVSGEKTQAHDHYLKGTVFCGECGSRLMVTNAKSRRGVIYPYFICAGRHAKRTNCERKALYVPDVEAAVEEYYRRIQIPEHTIAALRSFITAQFSQLHATVKQERNAHVLERDDLQAERSKLLQAHYAGAVPLDLLKSEQDRIGKRLAFLEAQIEAGDVEYELASAHLDDCLALAKDCYKLYMSIDDSLRRIANQAFFDKLYLSEEGTVIGEPGEPFNAFFDPAVQTTAARHEGRAAESRSQTDNVAGLNNDLMVGPAGIEPTTSTVEHGHLAEVIQGPWGAAA; encoded by the coding sequence GTGAGCACCACACAGCAATCTGCCGCCAACGACCACAAACACTTCGGTGAAACGACCGCCATCGCGGTCTCATACTTGCGAGTCTCGACGAAAGAGCAAGCCGAACGTGGAGGTCGAGACGAAGGCTTCTCCATTCCCGCGCAACGCGAAGCAAATCTGCGCAAGGCCCGCGACCTTGGTGCGATCGTGGTAGAAGAGTTCGTCGACGCCGGTGAATCAGCCCGGAAGGCAGACCGTCCCGAGTTGATGCGGATGATCGAGTACGTCAAATCCAATCACGTGGCGTACTGCATCGTGCACAAAGTTGACCGTCTGGCTCGTAACCGTGCCGATGATGTTGCGATCCACGTCGCGCTCAAAGACGCCGGTGTCATGCTGGTCTCGGCAACCGAGAACATTGACGAAACGCCATCGGGAATGCTGCTCCACGGCATCATGTCAACCATCGCTGAGTTCTACTCCCGGAACCTCGCCAACGAGGTCTCCAAAGGCATGAACCAGAAAGCGATAACAGGCGGTACCAACGGAAAAGCTCCCGTCGGTTACCTCAACGTGACCACTCGCGATGAACTCGGTCGCGAACTCCGTATCGTTGAGCCAGACCCCGCACGTTCCCACATTGTGAAATGGGCATTCGAGGCGTACGCGACGGGCACCTACTCCACGGCAACGCTGCGCGAAACCCTCATCGACCGGGGGCTCACCACACCACCCACGCCGAAACGACCAGCACGGCCACCTGCTCTTTCAACGGTGCAGAAGATGCTGTCCAACCCGTATTACAAGGGCAACGTGTCTTTTCGTGGTGCCACCTATGACGGCATCCATGAACCACTGGTCAGCCCAGAGGTCTGGTACCGAGTTCAAGCCGTGCTTGGCGCGAAACGAGTATCAGGTGAGAAAACTCAAGCCCACGATCACTACCTCAAAGGCACCGTGTTCTGTGGTGAGTGTGGCTCCCGACTCATGGTGACCAATGCCAAGAGCCGCCGGGGCGTCATCTACCCGTACTTCATCTGTGCCGGTCGGCACGCGAAACGCACCAACTGTGAACGAAAAGCACTCTATGTGCCTGATGTTGAAGCCGCAGTTGAGGAGTACTACCGGCGCATCCAAATCCCTGAACACACTATTGCGGCGCTGCGCAGCTTCATCACGGCGCAGTTCTCCCAGCTCCACGCCACCGTCAAACAAGAACGCAACGCACACGTCCTCGAACGTGACGATCTTCAGGCCGAGCGATCCAAACTTCTGCAAGCTCATTATGCGGGGGCGGTACCGCTGGATCTCCTCAAGTCGGAGCAGGATCGCATCGGCAAACGACTCGCATTCCTGGAAGCGCAGATTGAGGCCGGTGACGTTGAGTACGAACTCGCAAGTGCCCACCTTGATGACTGCCTCGCACTGGCCAAGGACTGCTACAAGCTATACATGAGCATCGATGACTCGCTGCGGCGCATCGCCAACCAAGCCTTCTTCGACAAGCTCTACCTCAGCGAAGAGGGCACCGTCATCGGTGAGCCAGGCGAACCGTTCAACGCGTTCTTCGACCCGGCTGTGCAGACAACAGCGGCCCGCCACGAGGGACGAGCCGCTGAGTCGAGGTCTCAAACCGATAATGTCGCAGGTTTGAACAACGACCTCATGGTGGGCCCGGCCGGGATCGAACCGACGACATCCACGGTGGAACACGGGCACTTGGCCGAGGTCATTCAGGGGCCGTGGGGGGCTGCGGCATGA
- a CDS encoding phage holin, with protein sequence MTTPKPLRRDRSRRGSVFTLKRRRWLYGVAAALVPVATVYGLTTDAQAAALLALAGALLGVTGLALANPTAD encoded by the coding sequence ATGACCACACCCAAGCCCCTCAGACGCGACCGCAGCCGTCGCGGGAGTGTCTTTACGCTCAAGCGCCGTAGGTGGCTCTACGGCGTCGCGGCGGCGCTCGTGCCCGTCGCTACCGTGTACGGACTCACCACCGACGCGCAGGCCGCGGCGCTCCTCGCGCTTGCGGGCGCGCTCCTCGGTGTGACCGGGCTCGCGCTCGCGAACCCGACGGCGGACTAA
- a CDS encoding M23 family metallopeptidase, with amino-acid sequence MAIKLLHPVPGAPVTARFGWRPAFTENGVWVPAMLHNGTDLAAKAGTPIRAMHSGRVTFAGWDYAGGGNAIKIGSAQYSTMFLHMQSPTKLRPGDHVSAGQIVGYVGSTGMSTGAHLHAMLQIGGQWVDPLPYITATPAPAPKPKPKPKPTPQEDEEMEPQFIAGKKEGTNGKVYQLTAAGKRRLVPSPEWTARRAVESASGNKIPVGLVPDAELAKIPQA; translated from the coding sequence ATGGCAATCAAGCTCCTCCACCCCGTCCCCGGCGCGCCTGTCACGGCACGGTTCGGCTGGCGTCCGGCGTTCACCGAGAACGGCGTATGGGTGCCCGCGATGCTCCACAACGGCACCGACCTTGCAGCGAAGGCAGGCACCCCGATTCGGGCGATGCACTCGGGCCGGGTCACGTTCGCCGGGTGGGACTACGCGGGCGGCGGCAACGCGATCAAGATCGGTTCCGCGCAGTACTCGACGATGTTCCTCCACATGCAGAGCCCGACGAAGCTCCGCCCCGGCGACCACGTGAGCGCAGGCCAGATCGTCGGGTACGTCGGCTCAACCGGAATGAGTACCGGCGCGCACCTTCACGCGATGCTCCAGATCGGCGGGCAGTGGGTAGACCCGCTCCCGTACATCACTGCCACACCAGCCCCAGCGCCCAAGCCCAAACCGAAACCAAAACCGACCCCCCAGGAGGATGAAGAAATGGAACCACAGTTCATCGCAGGTAAGAAGGAGGGCACCAACGGCAAGGTGTACCAGCTCACCGCAGCGGGCAAGCGCCGCCTTGTGCCGTCGCCTGAGTGGACGGCCCGCCGCGCCGTCGAGTCCGCGAGCGGCAACAAGATTCCCGTGGGCCTCGTGCCCGACGCCGAACTCGCGAAGATTCCGCAGGCATGA
- a CDS encoding single-stranded DNA-binding protein, with translation MAIHTQQSFSGFVASQPQLTYTENGDARLFLKVGKEHYQKEQDGSFTELEPTFHNLVAFKAAAEQGHARLAKGDRFIAEGFVREYTYERDGQTVEGEEFTARRVGHDMARTRYEVDRTPRGKAAGLEAASRDASAFEPPSHPRFGASSAGLGI, from the coding sequence ATGGCTATTCACACGCAGCAGTCGTTCTCAGGCTTTGTTGCTTCGCAACCGCAACTGACCTACACCGAAAATGGCGATGCCCGGCTATTCCTCAAAGTAGGCAAGGAACACTACCAGAAAGAACAAGATGGATCGTTCACCGAGCTGGAGCCGACGTTTCACAATCTTGTAGCGTTCAAGGCTGCTGCTGAACAGGGGCACGCTCGCCTCGCGAAGGGTGACCGGTTCATCGCAGAAGGTTTCGTTCGCGAATACACCTACGAACGTGACGGGCAGACCGTCGAGGGTGAAGAATTCACGGCTCGAAGAGTCGGGCACGACATGGCCCGCACCCGATACGAGGTCGATCGCACACCGCGAGGCAAGGCAGCCGGACTAGAAGCGGCTTCCCGTGACGCATCCGCATTCGAACCTCCCAGTCACCCACGCTTCGGAGCGTCCTCAGCCGGTCTCGGCATCTGA
- a CDS encoding type IV secretion system protein: MGVCDVPIISTVCDVAGEAAATLVSAPFDWLAQAMGAAAGWLFEAAWSVFDTTTLVDVSDPGYIGVYNVLFGVAVFIMLIFFCLQLITGLIRRDPTALTRAALGLAKAVLGSFVAIGITGLLLEITDQLSVGIVQATGNTMEGMGDRIALLAAGLVGINITAPGVGAIITIFLAGLAISAAAIVWFSLLVRKALLLVAIVFAPIALSGSSWDATKGWFSKWAAFVIALIVSKLVLVVIFLVAITQVSAPIEADLASISDPIAGIVLMFIAAFAPYMAYKFISFVGFDMYHAMSSEQEAKSAMNRPVPTPAKPAGEGPKKILDDASGSKGAGSGGAAPPKATGSTAGTGATAGQASSGTAGGATAGTAGSTGAGAGAGASAGGAAAAGPAAAAVVAAQVVKGAATAGPKAGSAIGGQAEAHAGAAQDTPTPSPTPNTPAAPTPPSRSGPPTPNAPPKPATPPPPSTPKPKE; encoded by the coding sequence GTGGGTGTATGCGATGTCCCCATCATCTCAACGGTCTGCGACGTCGCCGGTGAAGCGGCAGCCACACTGGTGTCAGCCCCGTTCGACTGGCTCGCCCAAGCCATGGGTGCCGCGGCCGGTTGGTTGTTCGAAGCCGCCTGGTCCGTGTTCGACACCACCACGCTCGTGGATGTATCCGACCCGGGCTATATCGGGGTGTACAACGTACTGTTCGGGGTGGCGGTGTTCATCATGCTGATCTTCTTCTGCCTACAACTGATCACCGGCCTCATCCGCCGAGACCCCACCGCCCTCACCCGTGCCGCGCTCGGGCTCGCTAAAGCCGTCCTTGGCTCGTTTGTGGCGATCGGTATCACTGGCCTGTTGTTGGAAATCACCGACCAATTGAGCGTCGGCATTGTGCAAGCCACCGGGAACACGATGGAAGGTATGGGCGACCGTATCGCCCTGCTGGCCGCGGGTCTCGTCGGTATCAACATCACAGCCCCCGGCGTGGGCGCGATCATCACGATCTTCCTTGCAGGACTTGCCATCAGTGCGGCAGCGATCGTCTGGTTCAGCCTGCTCGTACGAAAAGCGCTGCTGCTCGTGGCGATCGTGTTCGCACCCATCGCTCTATCGGGGTCTTCGTGGGATGCGACGAAGGGGTGGTTTTCCAAATGGGCGGCGTTCGTGATCGCGTTGATCGTCTCCAAGCTTGTGCTGGTGGTGATCTTCCTTGTCGCGATCACCCAAGTGTCTGCACCGATTGAAGCGGATCTGGCCTCCATCAGTGACCCCATTGCGGGGATTGTGCTGATGTTCATCGCCGCGTTCGCGCCCTATATGGCGTACAAATTCATCTCCTTCGTCGGCTTCGACATGTACCACGCGATGTCGAGTGAACAAGAAGCGAAGTCGGCGATGAACCGCCCCGTCCCCACACCTGCGAAACCGGCCGGTGAGGGACCCAAGAAGATCCTTGATGACGCCTCCGGCAGCAAGGGCGCAGGCAGTGGCGGGGCCGCACCGCCGAAGGCCACCGGTTCAACAGCGGGCACAGGAGCCACAGCCGGACAAGCAAGTAGTGGCACCGCTGGTGGTGCCACAGCAGGCACTGCCGGAAGCACCGGCGCAGGTGCCGGTGCTGGTGCGAGTGCCGGAGGTGCGGCAGCTGCTGGTCCTGCTGCCGCAGCGGTCGTTGCCGCGCAGGTCGTCAAGGGAGCCGCAACCGCCGGTCCCAAGGCAGGGTCTGCCATCGGCGGTCAGGCCGAAGCACACGCGGGAGCTGCGCAAGACACGCCCACACCCTCGCCGACACCGAACACCCCAGCAGCGCCCACGCCGCCATCACGCAGCGGACCCCCGACCCCCAATGCACCGCCAAAACCTGCGACCCCACCGCCACCATCGACGCCGAAGCCGAAAGAGTGA